A window from Megalops cyprinoides isolate fMegCyp1 chromosome 8, fMegCyp1.pri, whole genome shotgun sequence encodes these proteins:
- the LOC118782236 gene encoding zinc finger protein 710-like produces KLKKKKKKKKQSTTGAVHHAVLCLHKRKTTSIVEEEESGRLVRCYPKVMEGQVEVGTQTEPVVVLSLAQAAVLGLISQNEVFGATIAPNGFYTGEARESTPVPGEEVKYEYADQLIGANGDYLGDAMEEEGQVPPHCEERRRPGPPGKVRRSRSEGEVKELTDRAAPATVLPRGEERTPARSPCIHMLNGLALRDPGAYRLALKQEQPCGGCLDCEKEGRGQETNARVGPPPGQGGRGEGEEQEGEGAEGGSSPLKPREAGDSPEMSRYFESSEVGYESAEMGVPGDFEENGQSLMWAEPADGGGEGQPGRRVQIDRLDINVQIDESYCVDVGEGLRRWKCRMCEKSYTSKYNLVTHILGHNGIKPHECPHCGKLFKQPSHLQTHLLTHQGTRPHKCTVCKKAFTQTSHLKRHMLQHTDVKPYSCRFCRRGFAYPSELRAHETKHESGRCHVCPQCGMELPSLAHLKRHQTSHQGPTTYQCSECNKSFAYRSQLQNHLMKHQNVRPFVCAECGMEFVQIHHLKQHALTHKVLTQQAVTHKGMKEFKCDVCSREFTLSANLKRHMLIHASVRPYQCHVCFKTFVQKQTLKTHMIVHLPVKPFKCKVCGKSFNRMYNLLGHMHLHAGSKPFKCPYCSSKFNLKGNLSRHMKVKHGIADLSMDGQDNLPEAEGQEDYEEDNFDYPGRENLASNNAQDVAKLSEEAVRDMGYYSFGKEAPRYTTP; encoded by the exons aaattaaaaaaaaaaaaaaaaaaaaaaaaacaatctacCACAGGAGCTGTTCATCACGCGGTTTTGTGTCttcataaaaggaaaacaaccaGCATCGTG gaggaggaagagagtggGCGGCTGGTTCGATGTTACCCTAAGGTGATGgaggggcaggtggaggtggggaCCCAGACGGAGCCCGTGGTGGTCCTGTCTCTGGCTCAGGCCGCCGTGCTGGGCTTGATATCCCAGAATGAGGTATTTGGTGCCACCATTGCTCCCAACGGCTTCTACACAGGAGAGGCCAGGGAGAGCACCCCGGTCCCCGGGGAGGAGGTGAAGTACGAGTATGCCGACCAGCTGATCGGCGCCAACGGAGACTACCTGGGCGACgccatggaggaggaggggcaagTGCCGCCCCACTGTGAGGAGAGGAGGCGGCCGGGACCCCCGGGAAAGGTCCGCAGGTCTAGGAGCGAAGGTGAGGTGAAAGAGCTCACAGACAGGGCTGCGCCGGCCACGGTGCTGCCCAGGGGGGAGGAAAGGACCCCTGCCCGCTCCCCCTGCATCCACATGCTCAACGGCCTCGCCCTGAGAGACCCCGGGGCGTACAGACTCGCCCTGAAACAGGAGCAGCCCTGCGGCGGCTGTCTGGACTGTGAGaaggaggggcggggccaggagACAAATGCACGGGTGGGCCCACCTCCTGggcagggggggcggggcgagggagaggagcaggagggggaaggggcGGAGGGCGGGAGCAGCCCGCTGAAGCCCAGAGAGGCGGGAGACAGCCCCGAGATGAGCCGCTACTTCGAGTCCAGCGAGGTGGGCTACGAGTCCGCAGAGATGGGAGTGCCGGGCGACTTCGAGGAGAACGGGCAGAGCCTGATGTGGGCGGAGCCAGCGGACGGCGGCGGCGAGGGCCAGCCGGGCCGGCGCGTGCAGATCGACCGGCTGGACATCAACGTGCAGATCGACGAGTCGTACTGCGTGGacgtgggggaggggctgcggCGCTGGAAGTGCCGCATGTGCGAGAAGTCCTACACCTCCAAATACAACCTGGTCACCCACATCCTGGGCCACAACGGCATCAAGCCGCACGAGTGCCCGCACTGCGGCAAGCTCTTCAAGCAGCCCAGCCACCTGCAGACCCACCTGCTCACCCACCAGGGCACGCGGCCCCACAAGTGCACCGTCTGCAAGAAGGCCTTCACGCAGACCAGCCACCTGAAGCGGCACATGCTGCAGCACACCGACGTCAAGCCCTACAGCTGCCGCTTCTGCCGCCGCGGCTTCGCCTACCCCAGCGAGCTGCGCGCCCACGAGACCAAGCACGAGAGCGGCCGCTGCCACGTCTGCCCGCAGTGCGGCATGGAGCTGCCCAGCCTGGCCCACCTCAAGCGGCACCAGACCAGCCACCAGGGCCCCACCACCTACCAGTGCTCCGAGTGCAACAAGTCCTTCGCCTACCGCAGCCAGCTGCAGAACCACCTGATGAAGCACCAGAACGTGCGGCCCTTCGTCTGCGCCGAGTGCGGCATGGAGTTCGTCCAGATCCACCACCTCAAGCAGCACGCTCTCACTCACAAGGTACTGACTCAGCAGGCCGTCACACACAAG gGGATGAAAGAGTTCAAATGTGACGTGTGCTCGCGGGAGTTCACCCTGTCGGCCAACCTGAAGCGGCACATGCTGATCCACGCCAGCGTGCGGCCCTACCAGTGCCACGTCTGCTTCAAAACCTTCGTCCAGAAGCAGACGCTCAAGACGCACATGATCGTACACCTGCCTGTCAAGCCCTTCAAGTGCAAG GTGTGCGGGAAGTCCTTCAACCGAATGTACAACCTCCTGGGCCACATGCACCTCCACGCCGGCAGCAAGCCCTTCAAGTGCCCCTACTGCTCCAGCAAGTTCAACCTGAAAGGAAACCTCAGCCGGCACATGAAGGTCAAGCACGGCATTGCAGACCTATCAATGGATGGGCAAG ATAACCTGCCCGAAGCAGAAGGCCAGGAGGACTACGAGGAGGACAACTTTGACTACCCTGGGCGAGAGAACCTCGCCTCCAACAACGCACAGGACGTGGCGAAGCTGTCCGAGGAGGCTGTGCGGGACATGGGCTACTACAGCTTCGGGAAGGAGGCACCACGGTACACTACACCGTGA